ACTGGTCGTAGCCGAAGGCGTAGCTGAAGGCGCGGCGCACGTTCGGGTCGGCGAAGAAGTTGGCGGGAATGCCCTTGCCGTCCAGCTTGCCGCTGCCCAGCACCTTGGGGTCCGCGATCTTCTCGTTCATGAAGACGGCGCCAGCGTTCACGTTGGGCAGGTCATCCACCCAGGTCACGCCGGACTTGCCCTTGACCTGCTCCTGATCCACAGCGCGGCCGCCACCCTCGATGGCGTCGGCGTCACCGCGCAGGAAGGCCTGCTGGCGCGCAGCGAGTTCCGGCACAATCTGGAAGACGACGTTCTTGATCGCGGGCTTCGTGCCCCAGTAGCCGTCGAAGGCCTGGGCCAGCAGCGTGTTCGCGTCGCGGCGAACGATGCGGTAGGCTCCGGTGCCGCTGGGGTTCTTGCTCAGATTGCTCCCCGTGAGGTCCTTGCCGACCCAGTTCTTCCAGTCGGCCTCGGTGCCCTTCCACTCGCCGTTGGCAATGGCGTACTTGCTGTCCACGATGCTCTGGCCCACGAAGGCCAGCTTGGCGAGGAATGCCGGGTCCACGGCGGGCAGCGTGAAGACGAGCTGGCCCGCGTTGTTGCACTCCACCGCCTTGTCGATCTTGGCCCAGGTGATCGACTTGTCGTCGCTGGCGTTGCTCCCCGTGCCCAGCAGGCTCTCGGACAGGAACCAGTTGCCGCTCTCGGCGCTGTTCGTCACCAGGTTGCGCTCGAAGGTGTACTCCGCGTCACGGCAGGTCATGGTGTTGCCGGAGTGGAACTTCACGTTCTTCCGCAGATCGAAGGTGTACGTCTTGCCGCCATTGCTGGCCGTCCACTTCGTGGCGAGCAGAGGCTGCAAGTCACGCGCACTGGAGCCCTTGTAGGTCACCAGCGTCTCGTACACGTTCTCCACGACGGAGCCCGACGACGTGTCGTAGGTCGCGCCGGGGTCCAGGGTAGGAATATCCGCCGACTGCTGGTACACGAACGTATCCTTGGGCGTGGCTGCAAAGGCCGCGCCAGCGAGAAGGAGGGTGCTGAGAATCGCCAGTTTCTTCATAGCTTCTCCTACAGAACGGTGCCGATCACGCTCCCGTTTCGGGAGTCATGCCAAACACCTGTTAGGTAAACGGTAAGCATCATAGCGTAGGCTGAGCAACAGATGTGAGAAAACTCGGAGAAGCCAAAGTGGCAAAGCCCGCAGTCCCGCGCGC
This region of Deinococcus apachensis DSM 19763 genomic DNA includes:
- a CDS encoding ABC transporter substrate-binding protein encodes the protein MKKLAILSTLLLAGAAFAATPKDTFVYQQSADIPTLDPGATYDTSSGSVVENVYETLVTYKGSSARDLQPLLATKWTASNGGKTYTFDLRKNVKFHSGNTMTCRDAEYTFERNLVTNSAESGNWFLSESLLGTGSNASDDKSITWAKIDKAVECNNAGQLVFTLPAVDPAFLAKLAFVGQSIVDSKYAIANGEWKGTEADWKNWVGKDLTGSNLSKNPSGTGAYRIVRRDANTLLAQAFDGYWGTKPAIKNVVFQIVPELAARQQAFLRGDADAIEGGGRAVDQEQVKGKSGVTWVDDLPNVNAGAVFMNEKIADPKVLGSGKLDGKGIPANFFADPNVRRAFSYAFGYDQYTRDVNAGKGKQRTMLLPEIFPGYDTKVKTYKFDAAAAKRYFQRAFGGQVWKNGFVLTANYRAGSTPSQTTMEILKRNIESLNPKFKVNIQAKQWSEMLSSARAGKEAMIRFDWVPDYADPDNFMYTFYASDGFYAPRANFKDAQVDAWLKQARTIPNGPQRNRLYSLVANRAYEQAPYIIVPAGVNYMFFRNNLVGASAANYNPLISFDLGTFWKNLSKK